One Streptomyces sp. CNQ-509 DNA window includes the following coding sequences:
- a CDS encoding lactonase family protein, producing MPSRPTRRAVLRGAAGIGALGTAGISTAGTGTAHAGPPRTARPLARRPLYLGTYGQGILACTYDTETGALAAADGGFGDVTNPDFLALSPAGGVLYSTVGGGAEGGVRAYAIGADGALSALGGVQSTGGAGVTHLSVHPGGGYLLSANYSSGSVAAHAIEADGSVGERTGFVQHSGSGPDPDRQEGPHAHQIVTDPAGGFVYAVDLGTDSVYTYALDTGSGALSAVSEVKSVPGAGPRHMVFHPRGTHAYVANELDSTVTAYAHDAATGALTRLASLPTLPDGVDPDGNYPAEITISADGRFVYLSNRGHDSVARLAVEDGGAALRLVDTVPCGGNWPRHITLSPDGALLYSANERGRTIGVFTVDADTGALTASGEPFATASTGCVLPT from the coding sequence ATGCCGTCCCGTCCCACACGCCGTGCCGTCCTCCGCGGCGCCGCGGGCATAGGCGCACTCGGCACCGCGGGCATCAGCACGGCGGGCACCGGCACCGCCCACGCCGGCCCGCCGCGGACCGCCCGCCCCCTCGCCCGCCGCCCCCTCTACCTCGGCACCTACGGCCAGGGCATCCTCGCCTGCACCTACGACACCGAAACCGGCGCCCTCGCCGCCGCCGACGGCGGCTTCGGCGACGTCACCAACCCCGACTTCCTCGCCCTCTCCCCCGCCGGCGGGGTCCTCTACTCCACCGTCGGCGGCGGCGCCGAGGGCGGAGTACGGGCGTACGCCATCGGCGCGGACGGCGCGCTCAGCGCGCTCGGCGGCGTGCAGTCCACCGGCGGCGCCGGCGTCACGCACCTGTCGGTGCACCCCGGCGGCGGGTATCTGCTCAGCGCCAACTACAGCAGCGGCAGCGTCGCCGCGCACGCCATCGAGGCGGACGGCAGCGTCGGCGAGCGCACCGGCTTCGTCCAGCACTCCGGTTCCGGACCCGACCCGGACCGCCAGGAGGGCCCGCACGCCCACCAGATCGTCACCGACCCCGCCGGCGGCTTCGTCTACGCCGTGGACCTGGGCACCGACTCCGTCTACACGTACGCACTCGACACCGGCAGCGGCGCGCTGTCGGCGGTGTCGGAGGTGAAGTCCGTGCCGGGCGCCGGGCCGCGGCACATGGTCTTCCACCCGCGGGGCACGCACGCGTACGTGGCCAACGAGCTGGACAGCACCGTCACCGCGTACGCCCACGACGCGGCGACCGGTGCGCTGACCCGGCTGGCGAGCCTGCCGACCCTCCCCGACGGTGTGGACCCGGACGGCAACTACCCCGCGGAGATCACCATTTCGGCGGACGGCCGCTTCGTCTACCTCTCCAACCGGGGCCACGACAGCGTCGCCCGCCTCGCCGTCGAGGACGGCGGCGCCGCGCTGCGCCTCGTGGACACGGTGCCCTGCGGCGGCAACTGGCCGCGGCACATCACGCTCTCGCCGGACGGGGCGCTGCTCTACTCGGCCAACGAACGGGGCCGCACCATCGGCGTGTTCACCGTGGACGCCGATACCGGCGCGCTCACGGCGTCGGGCGAGCCGTTCGCGACGGCGTCCACCGGCTGCGTCCTGCCCACCTGA
- a CDS encoding class I adenylate-forming enzyme family protein has product MSRIPNHKRGLYLGTVPERAAAKHGATLLTLDHDLDALPEAGRRLTVAEVAVFAADLANRLAAAGVRAGEHVVVYKRANFDAWLLATAAARLGAIPVLLSPALPAPTVAALLRRLHGPHRPHLLTDGPKLAELAGLPLDELATSVIGVAGAGRGVASLARLAGSPPVPPVYQGLDEPAMITHTSGTTGVPKLVVHTPRTMRARLRPQLVMLALLRRRETVAVSVPFVHSRLFAAMSLVLMKGMPTLLLNNHEPAAVATFFLKNRPGLIEALPNSFLAWEGLADDPRRPLASVKYFSSTFDAIHPRTVRRLLDASRRRAPQFFQIYGQSEVGPAVGRPYFRRDTHRMDGRCVGFPLPGSARVRVVPRNDRRVSATNPGFIEVRWDGIAKTYHGEQERYDENVHDGWWRTGDVGYRTRAGCLHMLDREIDTIPGVGSSLEIEDAVLDRLDELVELVVVQGPDAEPVPVLCTRDDEPLAPARWQAATADYPQLGAPVHLPLAELPRTATLKTRRVELSRLLHDRL; this is encoded by the coding sequence ATGAGCCGGATTCCGAACCACAAGCGCGGCCTCTATCTGGGTACGGTGCCGGAGCGCGCCGCGGCGAAGCACGGCGCCACCCTGCTCACCCTCGACCACGACCTCGACGCCCTCCCCGAGGCCGGCCGCCGGCTGACGGTCGCCGAAGTGGCGGTCTTCGCCGCCGACCTGGCGAACCGGCTGGCGGCGGCGGGCGTACGGGCCGGGGAGCACGTCGTCGTCTACAAGCGGGCCAACTTCGACGCCTGGCTGCTCGCCACCGCCGCCGCCCGGCTCGGCGCGATCCCCGTCCTGCTCTCCCCCGCCCTGCCCGCGCCCACGGTCGCCGCCCTCCTCAGGCGGCTGCACGGCCCGCACCGCCCCCACCTCCTCACCGACGGCCCGAAGCTCGCCGAGCTGGCCGGCCTGCCCCTCGACGAGCTGGCCACCTCCGTGATCGGCGTGGCGGGCGCGGGACGCGGCGTCGCGTCGCTGGCCCGGCTCGCCGGCTCCCCGCCCGTACCGCCGGTGTACCAGGGGCTGGACGAGCCCGCGATGATCACGCACACCTCGGGCACCACGGGCGTACCGAAGCTGGTCGTCCACACCCCGCGCACCATGCGCGCCCGGCTGCGCCCGCAGCTCGTCATGCTCGCGCTGCTGCGCCGCCGCGAGACGGTCGCGGTCAGCGTGCCGTTCGTGCACTCGCGGCTGTTCGCGGCGATGTCGCTGGTGCTCATGAAGGGCATGCCGACGCTGCTGCTCAACAACCACGAGCCGGCGGCCGTCGCGACGTTCTTCCTGAAGAACCGGCCCGGCCTCATCGAGGCGCTGCCCAACTCGTTCCTCGCCTGGGAGGGCCTGGCCGACGACCCGCGCCGGCCCCTCGCGTCCGTGAAGTACTTCTCCTCCACCTTCGACGCCATCCACCCGCGCACCGTACGCCGCCTCCTCGACGCCTCCCGCCGCCGCGCGCCGCAGTTCTTCCAGATCTACGGCCAGTCCGAGGTCGGCCCCGCCGTGGGCCGCCCCTACTTCCGCCGCGACACCCACCGCATGGACGGCCGCTGCGTCGGCTTCCCGCTGCCGGGCAGCGCCCGGGTCCGCGTCGTCCCCAGGAACGACCGGCGGGTCTCCGCGACGAACCCGGGGTTCATCGAGGTCCGCTGGGACGGCATCGCCAAGACGTACCACGGCGAACAGGAGCGCTACGACGAGAACGTCCACGACGGCTGGTGGCGCACCGGTGACGTCGGCTACCGCACCCGCGCGGGCTGCCTGCACATGCTCGACCGCGAGATCGACACCATCCCCGGCGTCGGCTCCAGCCTGGAGATCGAGGACGCCGTCCTGGACCGCCTCGACGAACTCGTCGAACTCGTCGTCGTCCAGGGCCCCGACGCGGAACCGGTCCCCGTGCTCTGCACCCGCGACGACGAGCCCCTGGCCCCCGCCCGCTGGCAGGCGGCGACGGCCGACTACCCCCAACTCGGCGCGCCCGTCCACCTCCCGCTCGCCGAACTCCCCCGCACGGCGACCCTGAAAACCCGCCGCGTGGAACTGTCCCGCCTCCTGCACGACCGCCTCTGA
- a CDS encoding DUF6531 domain-containing protein, whose translation MGTRPTDWHVLDLDDDPTPGDPERVKQLARELHDFADDVADALRQIKGMAGEDALLRWAGKTAKAFQDEFDEVPKNLKKLQRSYDLAGDALAAYWPKLERAQSLADKALAKGREAQSDLTAASGRLDAANSWVERATKKTEEYDGKEGREKPDESEVRAATRNATDAKSARASAQTAVDNAQGGLEAAKKMAADAKKMREDAASEAKDKLEEASDAGIQNRKWWEKAVDWVKDNWDTIVNVCKVIVAVLGIVVLIIGGPLAWVVLAAALVVLADTLYKYMNGQASLWDVAFAALDCIPGMKGLTSLAKLGKMAGGLKALAKTGLKGMTAAVKGLAQGMRKGARGIKGLFTCGDPIDIASGDMVMSETDVSLPGVLPLVLERHHRTSVRTGRWFGRSWASTLDQRLRLDDTGVRYVADDGMVLHYPVPEPDAAVLPVEGPRWPLTWDSSPGGLITVARPDTQVTAHFRPVPGGESGDLPLCALTDRNGNRITVAYDDGAAPTAVVHEGGYAVDVTTAGGRITALRLRDAPDAPALVRFGYDDGGDLTEVVNSSGHPLTYTYDDRHRITGWRDRIGYWYAYEYDDRGRCTAARGTGGFLDYSYAYDDDARLTTVTNSLGKVSRHQFNDAYQLVAETDPLGNVTRREWDRYDRLVRLTDPLGRSTSYAHDDDGNVIEVTHPDGSVARATYAGPGLPERIVEADGSEWRYAYDGAGNVVSETDPLAAVSTSEYHPSGALRLVTDALGHRRHVEVNGLGMPVRITDAEGNVTAVEYDPFGRISAVTEPGGARTETAWTPEGLPARRRWATGETEEWAYDAEGNLVEHVDANGARTRMEIGPFGITTAVTDHLGERTVIEYDTETALRRVVNPLGQSWEYRYDAAARLVGETDYNGRSLAYRYNAAGEVVAHVNGAGQRTEFVRDANGATVEKRAHDGVSRFGYDAAGRLVRASNRHAEIAFVYDPCGRLLAEECNGRAVTSTYDALGRRLRRVTPSGAASDWSWTPVGRVAALTTAGTTVAFRRDAPGNEIERRVGPEAVLRQVWDQGRRLVSQTLVQGGGTRQRDFRYRGAGRMTGAGAAEMTLDGLGRVTALTSAEHSERYAYDPLGNLTAVEIRAGDRLSESGDDDTSLTYSGTLLRSAGRRRYEHDGQGRLVRKSVRTLSGKLREWAYKWDAEDRLLALTCPDGAVWEYAYDPLGRRIGKRRREGSATTRETVFAWDGSRLAEETSDGRVTTWDWEPGSDRPLTQVEGPEEPGREPGRELGQEEVDRRFYAIVTDLAGTPTSLLDREGAVAWERRATLWGRPLAGGSDGGPAPAVHCPLDFPGQYRDAESGLHYNNQRYYDPETSRYLSPDPLGLDPAPNHHGYVGNPLTEIDPLGLTPCKVVVRHFTTKDSYQRIMSGGGKDAILLKASAPAKGHPTGVYVTPMSPADILKKPGGFKSFLGLTKEKSEYLIEFEMDKALFKAIRGDRGKHVWYSPGDLNIPKSAISYHGPTSGWAP comes from the coding sequence GTGGGGACACGTCCGACGGACTGGCATGTACTCGACCTGGACGATGACCCGACGCCGGGTGATCCGGAGCGGGTGAAGCAGTTGGCGCGTGAGCTGCATGACTTCGCCGATGATGTGGCGGATGCGTTGCGGCAGATCAAGGGTATGGCCGGTGAGGACGCGCTGCTGCGGTGGGCGGGGAAGACGGCGAAGGCGTTCCAGGACGAGTTCGACGAGGTCCCGAAGAACCTGAAGAAGCTTCAGCGGTCGTATGACCTGGCGGGGGATGCGCTGGCGGCGTACTGGCCGAAGCTGGAGCGCGCGCAGTCGCTGGCGGACAAGGCGCTGGCCAAGGGCCGGGAGGCGCAGAGTGATCTGACCGCGGCCAGCGGGCGTCTTGATGCGGCGAATTCGTGGGTGGAGCGGGCGACGAAGAAGACGGAGGAGTACGACGGGAAGGAGGGCAGGGAGAAGCCCGACGAGTCCGAGGTACGCGCCGCGACCCGCAACGCCACCGACGCCAAGTCCGCCCGCGCCTCCGCCCAGACGGCTGTCGACAACGCGCAAGGCGGTCTGGAAGCGGCGAAGAAGATGGCCGCGGATGCGAAGAAGATGCGTGAGGACGCCGCTTCCGAAGCGAAGGACAAGCTGGAGGAAGCTTCGGATGCCGGTATTCAGAACCGGAAGTGGTGGGAGAAGGCGGTCGACTGGGTCAAGGACAACTGGGACACCATCGTCAACGTCTGCAAGGTCATCGTCGCCGTCCTCGGCATCGTCGTCCTCATCATCGGCGGACCCCTCGCCTGGGTGGTACTCGCCGCCGCCCTCGTGGTCCTGGCGGACACCCTCTACAAGTACATGAACGGCCAAGCCTCCCTCTGGGACGTCGCCTTCGCCGCCCTCGACTGCATCCCCGGCATGAAGGGCCTCACCTCTCTCGCGAAGCTGGGCAAGATGGCCGGGGGGCTGAAGGCACTCGCCAAGACCGGCCTGAAGGGCATGACCGCGGCCGTCAAGGGCCTGGCGCAGGGAATGCGGAAGGGCGCCCGGGGCATCAAAGGGCTGTTCACCTGCGGCGATCCGATCGACATCGCTTCCGGCGACATGGTCATGTCGGAGACCGACGTGTCGCTGCCCGGAGTCCTCCCGCTGGTCCTGGAGCGGCATCACCGCACCAGCGTGCGTACCGGCCGGTGGTTCGGCCGCAGTTGGGCCTCGACGCTCGACCAGCGGCTGCGCCTCGACGACACGGGGGTGCGGTACGTCGCCGATGACGGGATGGTCCTGCACTACCCGGTGCCCGAGCCGGACGCCGCCGTCCTGCCCGTCGAAGGCCCGCGGTGGCCCCTCACGTGGGACAGTTCGCCCGGAGGGCTGATCACGGTGGCCCGCCCTGACACGCAGGTGACCGCGCACTTCCGGCCGGTGCCTGGGGGCGAGTCCGGTGACCTGCCGCTGTGCGCGCTCACCGACCGCAACGGCAACCGCATCACCGTCGCCTACGACGACGGCGCCGCTCCCACCGCGGTCGTGCACGAGGGCGGCTACGCGGTCGACGTCACCACCGCCGGCGGCCGGATCACCGCCCTGCGCCTGCGCGACGCCCCGGACGCCCCCGCACTCGTCCGGTTCGGCTACGACGACGGCGGCGATCTCACTGAGGTAGTGAACTCCTCGGGCCACCCGCTCACGTACACGTACGACGACCGCCACCGGATCACGGGATGGCGGGACCGGATCGGGTACTGGTACGCGTACGAGTACGACGACCGCGGGCGCTGCACGGCGGCCCGGGGGACGGGCGGGTTCCTCGACTACTCCTACGCGTACGACGACGATGCCCGGCTGACCACGGTGACGAACTCGCTGGGCAAGGTGAGCCGCCACCAGTTCAACGACGCCTATCAACTCGTCGCCGAGACCGACCCGCTGGGGAACGTGACCAGGCGGGAGTGGGACCGCTACGACCGCCTCGTCAGGCTGACGGATCCGCTCGGGCGCAGCACGTCGTACGCCCACGACGACGACGGCAACGTCATCGAGGTCACCCACCCCGACGGGAGTGTCGCCCGCGCGACCTACGCGGGCCCCGGGCTGCCGGAGCGGATCGTCGAGGCCGACGGCAGCGAATGGCGGTACGCGTACGACGGCGCCGGGAACGTCGTCTCCGAGACCGACCCGCTCGCCGCGGTCTCGACCTCCGAGTACCACCCCTCGGGTGCCCTGCGGCTCGTCACGGACGCCCTGGGGCACCGTCGGCACGTCGAGGTGAACGGACTGGGTATGCCGGTCCGGATCACGGACGCCGAGGGCAACGTGACGGCTGTCGAGTACGACCCCTTCGGCCGGATCAGCGCGGTCACCGAGCCGGGCGGCGCCCGTACGGAGACCGCGTGGACCCCGGAGGGCCTGCCCGCCCGGCGGCGCTGGGCCACGGGGGAGACCGAGGAGTGGGCGTACGACGCCGAGGGCAACCTGGTCGAGCACGTGGACGCGAATGGGGCCAGGACCCGCATGGAGATCGGGCCGTTCGGGATCACCACCGCCGTGACTGACCACCTCGGCGAGCGGACCGTGATCGAGTACGACACGGAGACCGCGCTGCGGCGGGTCGTCAACCCGCTCGGGCAGTCGTGGGAGTACCGGTACGACGCCGCGGCCCGGCTGGTCGGCGAGACGGACTACAACGGCCGGTCGCTCGCCTACCGTTACAACGCCGCCGGGGAGGTCGTCGCTCACGTCAACGGCGCCGGGCAGCGGACGGAGTTCGTCAGGGACGCCAACGGCGCTACCGTCGAGAAGCGCGCCCACGACGGTGTGAGCCGCTTCGGCTACGACGCCGCCGGGCGCCTCGTCCGCGCGTCGAACCGGCACGCCGAGATCGCTTTCGTGTACGACCCGTGCGGGCGCCTGCTGGCGGAGGAGTGCAACGGCCGTGCGGTGACCAGTACTTACGACGCGCTGGGCCGGCGACTGCGCCGCGTGACCCCCTCGGGCGCCGCCTCCGACTGGTCGTGGACTCCCGTGGGCCGGGTCGCGGCGCTCACCACCGCGGGGACGACCGTCGCGTTCCGCCGCGACGCCCCCGGCAACGAGATCGAGCGGCGCGTCGGCCCGGAGGCCGTGCTCCGGCAGGTCTGGGACCAGGGCAGGCGGCTCGTGTCGCAGACGCTGGTACAGGGCGGCGGCACCCGGCAGCGGGACTTCCGCTACCGGGGAGCGGGCCGGATGACCGGTGCGGGCGCGGCCGAGATGACGCTGGACGGCCTGGGCCGGGTCACCGCGCTCACCTCGGCGGAGCACAGCGAGCGCTACGCGTACGACCCGCTGGGCAATCTCACCGCGGTCGAGATCCGCGCCGGTGACCGGCTCTCCGAGTCCGGGGACGACGACACCTCCCTCACGTACTCCGGCACGCTGCTGCGCAGTGCGGGACGCCGCAGGTACGAGCACGACGGCCAGGGCCGACTGGTACGCAAGAGCGTGCGCACGCTGTCGGGCAAGCTCAGGGAGTGGGCGTACAAGTGGGATGCCGAGGACCGGCTTCTCGCGCTTACCTGCCCCGACGGGGCCGTGTGGGAGTACGCGTACGATCCGCTCGGCCGCCGGATCGGCAAACGCCGCCGGGAGGGCTCGGCGACCACCCGGGAGACCGTCTTCGCCTGGGACGGCTCGCGCCTGGCCGAGGAGACCTCGGACGGCCGGGTGACGACCTGGGATTGGGAACCCGGGTCGGACCGGCCGCTCACCCAGGTCGAAGGGCCCGAGGAACCCGGGCGGGAACCCGGCCGGGAACTCGGGCAGGAGGAGGTGGACCGACGCTTCTACGCCATTGTCACCGACCTCGCCGGCACCCCCACCTCGCTGCTGGACCGCGAGGGCGCGGTCGCGTGGGAACGGCGGGCGACTCTGTGGGGCCGGCCCCTGGCCGGGGGCTCCGACGGCGGGCCGGCCCCGGCGGTGCACTGCCCGCTCGACTTCCCCGGGCAGTACCGCGACGCGGAGTCCGGGCTCCACTACAACAACCAGCGCTACTACGACCCCGAGACCTCGCGCTACCTCAGCCCCGACCCTCTCGGTCTCGACCCGGCCCCGAACCACCACGGCTACGTCGGAAATCCGCTCACCGAGATCGATCCACTCGGCCTCACGCCGTGCAAGGTCGTCGTCCGCCACTTCACCACCAAGGACAGCTACCAGAGGATCATGAGCGGTGGCGGGAAGGACGCCATTCTCCTCAAGGCCAGTGCCCCGGCGAAAGGACACCCGACCGGTGTCTACGTGACCCCGATGAGCCCGGCGGACATCCTGAAGAAGCCGGGCGGCTTCAAGTCGTTCCTCGGCCTCACCAAGGAAAAGTCGGAGTACCTGATCGAGTTCGAGATGGACAAGGCCCTCTTCAAGGCGATCAGGGGGGATCGGGGCAAGCACGTATGGTACAGCCCAGGTGATCTCAATATCCCCAAGAGCGCGATCTCCTATCACGGACCCACCTCTGGCTGGGCCCCGTAG
- a CDS encoding FAD-dependent oxidoreductase, which translates to MSALGLAPVVEAAATEFRPPQRGDFTLSGRAAGSVIVLGAGIAGLVTAYELGKAGYDVRILEAANRPGGRNWTVRGGTTQTDLDGRTQHATFSKDQYMNAGPARLPQSHVTLEYCRELGVELEVFTNQNANAYIYHENTAGSLAGKPVRWRTAKADVYGYVSELLATATDQGALDKELTADDKERLLAFLEEFGGIGGRADGWAYSGSERRGYSVEPGAGLEAGTVLDPVPSLSDVFASRIGHRFTFEFGYDQAMLMFQPKGGMDRIPYALARAIGRQRIVYGAEATAVTDRPDGAEVTWRDARGRNHTERADFVVSAIPPMIAARLDHNLGADVTAALRTPSPLPVGKIGLEYRRRWWETDEHLYGGITPTDTDLATIWYPSYGYHGRRGTLIGYYNFGADAVAYGRLTHAEREARAVSQGVRIHGDKYRTELAASFSVAWHRTPFIEGGWVGWESQTGPEYRRLLEPAGHVYFTGDWLSHAIAWQHGAITSARKVVTELHERVMLG; encoded by the coding sequence ATGAGCGCGCTCGGCCTGGCCCCCGTCGTCGAGGCGGCCGCGACCGAGTTCCGCCCGCCGCAGCGCGGCGACTTCACCCTCTCCGGCCGGGCCGCGGGCTCGGTCATCGTGCTCGGCGCCGGCATCGCGGGGCTGGTCACCGCGTACGAGCTGGGCAAGGCGGGCTACGACGTGCGGATCCTGGAGGCCGCGAACCGGCCGGGCGGCCGCAACTGGACGGTGCGCGGCGGCACCACCCAGACCGACCTCGACGGACGAACCCAGCACGCGACGTTCTCGAAAGACCAGTACATGAACGCCGGCCCGGCCCGGCTGCCGCAGTCCCACGTCACGCTGGAGTACTGCCGCGAACTGGGCGTGGAGCTCGAGGTCTTCACCAACCAGAACGCGAACGCCTACATCTACCACGAGAACACCGCGGGCTCGCTCGCCGGCAAGCCGGTGCGCTGGCGCACCGCCAAGGCCGACGTCTACGGCTACGTCTCCGAGTTGCTGGCCACCGCCACCGACCAGGGCGCCCTGGACAAGGAGCTGACCGCCGACGACAAGGAGCGGCTCCTGGCGTTCCTGGAGGAGTTCGGCGGGATAGGAGGGCGCGCGGACGGCTGGGCGTACTCCGGCAGCGAACGCCGCGGCTACTCCGTCGAGCCCGGCGCCGGCCTGGAGGCGGGCACCGTTCTCGACCCCGTCCCCTCTCTCTCGGACGTCTTCGCCAGCCGTATCGGCCACCGCTTCACCTTCGAGTTCGGCTACGACCAGGCCATGCTGATGTTCCAGCCCAAGGGCGGCATGGACCGGATACCGTACGCGCTGGCGCGGGCCATCGGCCGCCAGCGGATCGTCTACGGGGCCGAGGCCACCGCCGTCACCGACCGCCCCGACGGCGCGGAGGTCACCTGGCGGGACGCCCGCGGCCGCAACCACACCGAGCGCGCCGACTTCGTCGTCTCCGCAATCCCGCCGATGATCGCCGCCCGGCTCGACCACAACCTGGGCGCCGACGTCACCGCCGCGCTCAGAACTCCCTCTCCCCTCCCCGTGGGCAAGATCGGCCTGGAGTACCGCCGCCGCTGGTGGGAGACAGACGAACACCTCTACGGCGGCATCACCCCGACCGACACCGACCTGGCCACCATCTGGTACCCCTCGTACGGCTACCACGGCCGGCGGGGCACCCTCATCGGCTACTACAACTTCGGAGCGGACGCCGTCGCCTACGGCCGGCTCACGCACGCCGAGCGGGAGGCGCGGGCAGTGAGTCAGGGCGTGCGCATCCACGGCGACAAGTACCGCACCGAACTCGCCGCCTCCTTCAGCGTCGCCTGGCACCGCACCCCCTTCATCGAGGGCGGATGGGTCGGCTGGGAGTCGCAGACCGGCCCCGAGTACCGGCGGCTGCTCGAGCCCGCGGGCCACGTGTACTTCACCGGCGACTGGCTCAGCCACGCGATCGCCTGGCAGCACGGAGCCATCACCTCGGCCCGCAAGGTCGTCACCGAACTGCACGAGAGAGTGATGCTGGGATGA
- a CDS encoding Rid family hydrolase gives MNAPKRRAVMLTAAGAGGALLTSATAFAAARGWRPGPRQVKVMLPSGQSNPAIATGVATGESVALYASSGLGPDALNPAAPAGTPEHWTDPSMTEGAEGVTVTEAQALVVLRKISDNLAVAGLAPADVITMKCYLMKPPRAELADYAGWNRAYRQFYANVDLASGETVPAPMGTSAPKPPILVNRARPARATMEVASLAVPGWLVEVEVTAAYRMK, from the coding sequence ATGAACGCACCGAAGCGACGCGCCGTGATGCTGACCGCCGCCGGCGCCGGGGGCGCACTGCTCACCTCCGCCACCGCCTTCGCGGCCGCACGCGGCTGGCGGCCCGGGCCGCGCCAGGTCAAGGTCATGCTGCCGAGCGGGCAGAGCAACCCGGCCATCGCCACCGGGGTGGCGACCGGTGAGTCCGTCGCTCTCTACGCCAGCAGTGGCCTCGGCCCCGACGCGCTCAACCCGGCCGCTCCCGCGGGTACGCCGGAGCACTGGACGGACCCGTCGATGACCGAGGGCGCCGAGGGCGTCACGGTGACCGAGGCGCAGGCACTGGTGGTGCTGCGCAAGATCTCCGACAACCTCGCCGTGGCCGGACTGGCTCCGGCCGACGTCATCACGATGAAGTGCTATCTGATGAAGCCGCCGCGCGCCGAACTCGCCGACTACGCCGGCTGGAACCGCGCGTACCGGCAGTTCTACGCCAACGTCGACCTGGCCTCGGGCGAAACGGTCCCGGCGCCGATGGGCACCTCGGCGCCGAAGCCGCCGATCCTCGTCAACAGGGCCCGCCCGGCCCGGGCGACCATGGAAGTCGCCTCTCTCGCAGTGCCGGGCTGGCTGGTCGAGGTCGAGGTGACGGCGGCCTACCGCATGAAGTGA
- a CDS encoding NmrA family NAD(P)-binding protein, whose product MLPPATPPALVSSCAIPASVCKPENSAVTRTRSSPATPYASPTGLRWPSRRVDARNPADGTARPRNSGARPGLHTSEYRASARDGRTEWSQGRPGSTPWCGVSLELCEEPPDLCFGPGDDAAFVGGAVDRAGYVAAVEIMSRLLRRRSRECPVSRLCARRGQAAAVPPRSPPGTATRPPPPGRRTLRAVVRDPSGDRARSLSAAGVETVRGDLRDPESLRAAFSGAHGVFSVQPNSGQAGADGTNEDEVRFGAAVAEIAGCCGVAHLVYSSAVTAGSATGVDHPDTESRIEAHVRNRDTRQPRHSAGHVHGTPGDPRRGPRPGTPVLPAALRPLAGALARASSTRRCGLRAADRGRRGRGGAGRGRFHPAPLFRAALTSCGRPPSPRPRPASPALRERRLPWSPGPGGPC is encoded by the coding sequence ATGCTCCCGCCCGCCACTCCTCCCGCGCTTGTAAGTTCGTGCGCGATCCCCGCCTCCGTGTGCAAGCCCGAGAATTCGGCCGTGACCCGCACGCGCTCCTCACCGGCGACGCCCTATGCGTCACCGACGGGGCTGCGGTGGCCCTCCCGCCGGGTGGACGCCCGGAACCCCGCGGACGGGACCGCCCGTCCACGGAACTCGGGGGCCCGCCCGGGACTCCACACATCTGAGTACCGCGCATCTGCCCGTGATGGACGGACGGAGTGGAGCCAGGGTCGTCCTGGCTCCACTCCGTGGTGCGGCGTGTCACTGGAACTGTGCGAGGAACCTCCAGATCTCTGCTTTGGTCCAGGTGATGACGCCGCTTTCGTTGGTGGAGCCGTCGACCGGGCCGGGTATGTGGCCGCCGTAGAGATCATGAGCCGGCTGCTCCGCCGCCGGAGCCGCGAGTGCCCGGTCTCGCGCCTTTGTGCCCGCAGGGGTCAGGCAGCAGCAGTTCCGCCGCGATCTCCGCCGGGTACGGCGACGCGGCCACCTCCGCCGGGTCGAAGAACTCTGCGCGCGGTCGTGAGGGATCCGTCCGGCGACCGGGCGCGGTCCCTCTCCGCCGCCGGCGTGGAAACCGTACGCGGTGACCTCCGCGATCCGGAGTCGCTCCGCGCCGCTTTCTCCGGCGCCCACGGCGTCTTCAGCGTCCAGCCGAACTCCGGCCAGGCCGGGGCCGACGGGACCAACGAGGACGAGGTCCGCTTCGGCGCGGCGGTGGCCGAGATCGCCGGGTGCTGCGGCGTCGCCCACCTCGTCTACAGTTCGGCGGTCACCGCGGGTTCGGCAACGGGCGTGGACCATCCCGACACCGAGAGCCGTATCGAGGCCCACGTCCGGAACCGGGACACCCGCCAGCCCCGTCATTCGGCCGGCCACGTTCATGGAACTCCTGGTGACCCCCGGCGTGGGCCTCGACCGGGGACACCTGTCCTTCCTGCTGCGCTTCGACCGCTGGCTGGGGCCCTGGCGCGGGCCTCCTCGACAAGGCGCTGCGGCCTCCGAGCGGCTGACCGAGGCCGCCGAGGACGGGGTGGAGCCGGTCGCGGCCGGTTCCACCCCGCGCCCCTCTTCCGTGCCGCCCTCACTTCATGCGGTAGGCCGCCGTCACCTCGACCTCGACCAGCCAGCCCGGCACTGCGAGAGAGGCGACTTCCATGGTCGCCCGGGCCGGGCGGGCCCTGTTGA